In a single window of the Polynucleobacter sp. MWH-UH24A genome:
- a CDS encoding aspartate dehydrogenase: MTTNSNKKNIRVAIAGLGAIGKSLSMHLASGAIPGVVLTAVSAKDHQKAQEFVKTLAHPVKVLKIEDLEPEADVVVECAPANLLGDIITPFLKNQKRAIVLSVGAILFRPDLVELAKETGGVIMVPTGALIGLDAMVAAAEGNIHSVRMITRKPPKGLEGAPHLIEHNISVANLTEPLKIFTGNAKEAAKGFPANLNVVVALALAGIGPEKTLLEIWADPTVVRNTHTITVDSDSAKFTMTMENIPSENPRTGRIVAQSVVAMLRKLTSHFQVGT; this comes from the coding sequence GTGACTACAAATTCAAATAAAAAAAATATTCGTGTTGCAATTGCAGGGCTGGGCGCAATTGGCAAATCCTTATCAATGCATCTGGCTTCTGGAGCAATTCCAGGCGTCGTGTTAACTGCAGTGTCTGCCAAGGATCATCAAAAAGCGCAAGAATTTGTCAAAACCCTTGCTCATCCCGTTAAGGTCTTAAAGATTGAAGATCTTGAGCCCGAGGCTGATGTGGTGGTTGAATGTGCTCCTGCGAATTTACTAGGCGACATCATTACACCCTTTTTGAAAAATCAAAAACGTGCAATCGTACTTTCTGTCGGTGCTATCTTATTTCGTCCAGATCTTGTGGAACTGGCTAAGGAAACAGGCGGAGTGATTATGGTGCCTACTGGCGCTTTGATTGGTCTTGATGCAATGGTTGCTGCCGCAGAAGGAAATATTCATTCGGTTCGCATGATTACACGTAAACCACCAAAAGGTCTTGAGGGCGCTCCGCACTTAATTGAACATAATATTTCAGTTGCTAACCTAACAGAACCCTTAAAAATATTTACGGGAAATGCTAAAGAGGCTGCAAAGGGATTTCCTGCAAACTTGAATGTGGTCGTAGCACTTGCACTGGCTGGTATTGGTCCAGAAAAAACCTTACTTGAGATTTGGGCTGACCCAACTGTAGTCCGAAATACGCACACCATTACCGTTGATTCCGATTCAGCCAAGTTCACCATGACTATGGAAAATATTCCATCGGAAAACCCAAGAACCGGCCGAATTGTGGCGCAAAGCGTGGTCGCCATGCTCCGTAAATTAACTTCGCATTTTCAAGTTGGCACTTAA
- a CDS encoding DUF2237 family protein, which translates to MPEIVRNVFGEPLVPCSFDPLTGFFRDGCCKTNEHDVGLHLVCAIMTDEFLEFSEQQGNDLITPRPEWNFPGLKAGDQWCLCITRWQEALANGCAPLIKLESTHINALDHVDFDTLKLFALENQSEL; encoded by the coding sequence ATGCCTGAGATTGTGCGTAATGTTTTTGGCGAGCCGCTCGTACCCTGCTCGTTTGATCCGCTTACGGGTTTCTTTCGGGATGGCTGCTGCAAGACCAATGAACACGATGTTGGCTTGCATTTGGTGTGCGCCATCATGACCGACGAGTTTTTGGAGTTCAGCGAACAGCAAGGCAATGATCTCATTACCCCTAGACCGGAGTGGAACTTTCCGGGGCTCAAAGCAGGCGATCAATGGTGCTTGTGCATTACCCGCTGGCAAGAGGCCCTAGCCAATGGGTGCGCGCCACTCATTAAACTGGAGAGTACCCACATCAATGCACTTGATCATGTGGACTTTGATACGCTCAAATTATTTGCGCTCGAGAATCAATCGGAGCTTTAA
- a CDS encoding enoyl-CoA hydratase/isomerase family protein yields the protein MSDSVNARVYCEIKDSIAHLFFDHPKARNAMTQAMYEQLRTICLELSQNPSVRVAILRGIGGKSFVSGSDIAQFQSFQVGADGIHYERMIDHYLGPLQQLPMPTIAVIDGLAVGGGLAIAALCDFRIATPNAKFGVPIARTLGNTLSPSNIAWLTAHLGVAIVKRMLLLAELISVQELLAQGFVYKTGESDELDALSFDLAKQLAALAPITQKASKLILARVIGNALPNCDDLIAEVYGSADFKEGVTAFLGGRPPQWQGK from the coding sequence ATGAGCGATTCTGTAAACGCCAGGGTGTATTGCGAGATTAAGGACTCGATCGCACATCTATTTTTTGATCATCCCAAAGCTCGCAATGCGATGACGCAGGCGATGTATGAGCAATTACGTACGATTTGTTTGGAGCTCTCTCAAAATCCCTCGGTACGTGTTGCCATTTTGCGAGGGATTGGTGGCAAATCCTTTGTCTCCGGTAGCGATATTGCGCAATTTCAATCATTTCAAGTTGGCGCCGATGGCATTCACTACGAGCGCATGATTGATCACTACTTGGGACCGCTCCAACAGCTACCCATGCCAACGATCGCAGTGATTGATGGACTCGCGGTTGGGGGCGGGTTAGCAATTGCGGCTTTGTGTGATTTTCGGATAGCCACACCGAACGCTAAGTTTGGAGTGCCCATTGCGCGCACCTTGGGTAACACTTTATCGCCAAGTAATATTGCTTGGTTAACTGCCCATTTGGGAGTGGCGATTGTGAAGCGAATGCTTTTGCTTGCTGAGTTGATCTCCGTACAAGAGCTTCTTGCACAAGGATTTGTATATAAAACGGGTGAGTCTGACGAACTGGATGCGCTTAGCTTCGATCTTGCCAAGCAATTAGCTGCCCTTGCACCAATCACACAAAAGGCATCCAAATTAATTTTGGCACGTGTCATTGGAAACGCCTTACCCAATTGCGATGATCTAATTGCCGAGGTTTATGGCAGTGCAGACTTTAAAGAAGGTGTGACGGCATTCTTAGGGGGCCGCCCTCCTCAATGGCAAGGAAAGTAA
- a CDS encoding tripartite tricarboxylate transporter substrate binding protein: MASLIRILTTLLIAVGFATPTMAQSDLGNWPTQRPIKMIAVFPPGGSVDQVARILAPVLQAELKQNIVVENIGGASGVIGTTAVARAPADGYTFGLVFDTHGVNPSLKDNLPYDTLRDLVTVNLIGTSPMVLAASKKSGITSMKQLMAESRAKKPFTYGSIGIGSLGHLAIADFAKKTGVDWVHAPYRGGGPMVQDGLAGQIPLVVGSMFLIKPHADNGGLIPLAVTTAKRTADMPNVPTLAESGYPGFEAPAWWAVIAPAKTPPAVVNAMYKAVDKALKTPAVAEKLKTQGIQILSLNPDTANAFVAKQIGVWGKFVIQNNIKE; the protein is encoded by the coding sequence ATGGCTTCCCTGATTCGAATCCTTACTACTCTATTGATTGCCGTTGGTTTTGCTACCCCCACCATGGCACAAAGTGACCTTGGTAATTGGCCAACGCAACGTCCCATCAAGATGATTGCCGTCTTTCCTCCGGGTGGCTCCGTGGATCAAGTGGCTCGCATACTGGCTCCCGTCTTACAAGCAGAACTCAAACAGAATATTGTGGTTGAAAACATTGGTGGCGCCTCGGGGGTCATTGGTACAACCGCCGTGGCACGAGCACCGGCAGACGGCTATACCTTTGGGCTAGTGTTTGATACCCATGGTGTTAATCCATCCCTTAAAGACAATTTGCCGTATGACACGCTTCGCGATTTAGTGACTGTCAATCTGATTGGGACCTCACCCATGGTTTTGGCCGCCAGCAAGAAGTCTGGAATTACAAGCATGAAGCAGCTGATGGCTGAATCGAGGGCGAAGAAACCATTTACGTATGGATCAATTGGTATTGGTAGCTTGGGGCATTTGGCGATCGCCGACTTTGCCAAGAAAACCGGGGTTGATTGGGTGCATGCCCCCTATCGCGGTGGCGGCCCAATGGTGCAAGATGGTCTTGCTGGCCAAATCCCTCTAGTTGTTGGCAGCATGTTCCTCATTAAGCCGCATGCCGATAACGGTGGCTTAATTCCGTTGGCGGTAACAACAGCAAAACGGACCGCTGATATGCCAAACGTTCCTACCTTGGCTGAAAGTGGCTATCCAGGATTTGAGGCACCAGCCTGGTGGGCAGTGATTGCTCCAGCAAAAACACCGCCAGCCGTTGTGAATGCGATGTACAAGGCAGTGGATAAAGCGCTCAAAACTCCAGCGGTTGCTGAGAAGCTAAAAACTCAGGGCATCCAAATTCTTAGTCTCAATCCCGACACTGCAAATGCTTTTGTAGCAAAACAAATTGGGGTCTGGGGTAAGTTTGTGATCCAGAACAATATCAAGGAATAA
- a CDS encoding RraA family protein: MINPIQIFPRKEPADLGIHALRGMPSTVISDMLGRTLVAKGILPIHRAPMSVCGNAFTIKVRAADNLMVHKALQMVRAGDVMVIDAEGDIGCAVIGEILTRVAKSRGVAGIVVDGAVRDVDALEELAFPCWARGISLRGPMKDGPGAINVPVSIGGMIVNPGDIILGDRDGVIAIPPALAAEAARLGQEKIKQEQEILKTIEAGTYATPWVDELLIKKGVKL, from the coding sequence ATGATTAATCCCATTCAAATATTTCCCAGAAAAGAGCCCGCCGACTTAGGCATTCATGCGCTGCGGGGTATGCCATCCACAGTCATCAGCGATATGCTGGGACGAACGCTGGTTGCCAAAGGCATTCTCCCCATTCATCGAGCACCGATGTCGGTTTGCGGTAATGCTTTCACAATTAAAGTACGCGCCGCAGATAACCTCATGGTTCACAAAGCTCTGCAAATGGTTCGAGCAGGAGATGTCATGGTGATTGACGCGGAGGGTGATATCGGCTGTGCGGTCATTGGTGAGATCTTGACGCGCGTTGCTAAAAGTCGTGGCGTCGCAGGCATTGTTGTTGATGGCGCAGTGCGCGATGTCGATGCGCTCGAAGAGCTGGCCTTTCCATGTTGGGCTCGCGGTATTAGTTTACGAGGCCCCATGAAAGATGGACCAGGAGCAATTAATGTGCCGGTCTCCATTGGCGGAATGATCGTGAATCCCGGAGATATCATTTTGGGCGATCGCGATGGTGTCATCGCTATTCCCCCAGCGCTTGCTGCAGAAGCGGCGCGTCTTGGTCAAGAAAAGATTAAACAAGAACAAGAGATCCTCAAAACGATTGAAGCAGGGACCTATGCGACCCCATGGGTCGATGAGCTGCTCATCAAAAAAGGGGTCAAACTCTGA
- a CDS encoding gamma-glutamylcyclotransferase — protein sequence MSTDLLFVYGTLMSPFDHPNAKHLHAKARCLGPARMPGILYQVTWYPGATDRLNHHANALESWVYGELWQLDTELLLTEIDHYEECSPNDPRPHEYQRVLRSVEFICQSEWQTAWVYLYQRDPQGLKCLEDGRFGLEHFKP from the coding sequence ATGAGCACCGATTTACTATTTGTCTATGGGACCTTGATGAGCCCTTTTGACCATCCCAATGCCAAACACTTGCATGCGAAGGCTCGCTGTTTGGGTCCAGCCCGAATGCCAGGAATACTCTATCAAGTAACGTGGTACCCAGGCGCTACCGATCGATTAAATCATCATGCCAATGCTTTAGAAAGCTGGGTTTATGGAGAACTCTGGCAACTCGATACGGAGCTTCTATTGACCGAAATTGATCATTATGAAGAATGTTCACCAAATGACCCTAGACCCCATGAATATCAGCGCGTATTACGCTCGGTCGAGTTCATTTGCCAGTCTGAATGGCAAACTGCCTGGGTTTATCTCTATCAACGGGATCCGCAGGGCTTGAAATGCCTCGAAGATGGCCGATTTGGGCTTGAACACTTCAAACCTTGA
- a CDS encoding CBS domain-containing protein: MKTVSQLLAEKNHRIETIAPNMPVFDALKLMLEKDVGSLLVIEFGGLVGIFTERDYARKLVLQGKSSQNTLVRDVMSTKLITVKPEDTLDYCMQLVTEKRIRHLPVLDGKRLIGMLSIGDLVKAALAEQAATIAQLEAYINS, encoded by the coding sequence ATGAAAACCGTTAGTCAGCTATTGGCCGAGAAAAATCACCGGATCGAAACCATTGCTCCAAACATGCCAGTGTTTGATGCCCTAAAACTCATGTTAGAGAAAGATGTTGGCTCACTACTGGTCATCGAATTTGGTGGGCTTGTCGGAATTTTCACAGAGCGTGACTACGCCCGTAAACTGGTCTTGCAAGGTAAAAGCTCACAAAATACCTTAGTGCGGGATGTGATGAGTACCAAACTAATTACAGTTAAGCCAGAAGACACCCTTGATTACTGCATGCAGCTCGTGACCGAGAAACGGATTCGCCATCTGCCAGTGTTAGATGGCAAACGCTTAATTGGCATGCTATCGATTGGCGATTTAGTTAAAGCCGCACTCGCGGAGCAAGCTGCTACGATCGCTCAACTTGAGGCCTATATTAATTCTTAA
- a CDS encoding Smr/MutS family protein, translated as MFTCALCGNPRVIMGVCPHCGTDALPLKESDTVTVNLELGGPTTEEALSALTEHIRTASEIDIRTIIVIHGYGSSGIGGSIRRTIREALANNFFADRVDEYIHGEDLAHRSSIYQDLIKRRPSLKSHFKSFKEGNPGMTILLMRH; from the coding sequence ATGTTTACCTGTGCGCTGTGCGGAAATCCACGCGTCATTATGGGCGTTTGTCCGCACTGCGGCACAGATGCCTTACCGCTAAAAGAAAGTGATACGGTTACTGTTAATCTTGAGCTTGGTGGTCCCACTACCGAAGAAGCCCTGAGCGCACTAACCGAACATATTCGGACTGCCAGCGAAATTGATATTCGAACCATTATCGTCATTCATGGGTATGGTTCATCGGGTATTGGGGGTAGTATTCGAAGAACCATTCGGGAAGCCCTGGCAAACAATTTTTTTGCCGATCGGGTCGATGAGTATATTCATGGTGAAGACCTTGCTCATCGATCTTCAATCTATCAGGATCTGATTAAGCGCCGACCTTCATTGAAATCGCACTTTAAATCGTTTAAAGAGGGCAATCCCGGAATGACGATATTATTGATGCGTCATTAA
- a CDS encoding tripartite tricarboxylate transporter substrate binding protein, producing MRLNIAFGLIATAVLGFSHVHAQSNWPSGQTVRVIVPFPGGASTLDSVVRTLTPEMSKALASPVIVDNRPGAGTVIGVDATAKATDGNTVGGVANSFTVNQTLVKNLPYNTTKDLQAVILMAKTANVLAVRPGLPVNNLKELIAYAKKNPGKLSYGSFGNGTTAHFAGEMLKSQAGIFVVHIPYRGQGPALTDLLAGNIDMMFGNLPDFLPHIKSGKLKAIGTTYLTRAPLAPEIPTIAEQGFPKFETDSWYGIVAPASMPKDRVDKVNAAINQALQDPAVKKNFADRGIEIIGGTPAKFSEHIQAEISKYAQIVKSSGMTID from the coding sequence ATGAGATTAAACATTGCATTCGGTTTAATAGCTACAGCGGTTCTGGGTTTTAGCCATGTACACGCTCAAAGTAACTGGCCAAGTGGTCAAACTGTTCGAGTAATCGTGCCTTTTCCTGGGGGAGCAAGCACACTTGATTCGGTGGTTCGTACTCTTACCCCTGAAATGAGTAAAGCGCTTGCATCACCTGTGATTGTCGATAACAGACCTGGCGCCGGAACGGTCATTGGGGTTGATGCAACCGCTAAGGCAACGGATGGAAATACCGTTGGCGGTGTTGCAAATAGTTTTACGGTTAATCAAACCTTAGTAAAAAACTTACCCTATAACACCACGAAAGATTTACAGGCTGTCATCTTGATGGCTAAAACAGCCAATGTACTTGCAGTGCGTCCTGGATTGCCAGTCAATAATTTGAAAGAATTAATTGCTTATGCCAAGAAGAATCCTGGAAAACTATCCTATGGATCATTTGGTAATGGCACAACCGCTCATTTTGCGGGAGAAATGCTGAAGTCCCAAGCCGGAATTTTTGTGGTTCATATTCCCTATCGTGGTCAAGGACCTGCATTAACCGATTTGCTGGCTGGAAATATTGACATGATGTTTGGTAACTTGCCTGATTTTCTGCCACACATTAAATCGGGTAAGTTAAAAGCCATCGGCACAACCTATTTGACACGTGCGCCCTTGGCCCCAGAGATCCCAACCATCGCCGAGCAGGGATTCCCGAAATTCGAGACAGACTCTTGGTATGGCATTGTGGCCCCAGCAAGTATGCCCAAAGATCGAGTAGATAAGGTCAATGCGGCAATTAATCAAGCGCTTCAAGATCCTGCAGTCAAAAAGAATTTTGCTGATCGAGGCATTGAGATTATTGGCGGAACACCTGCTAAATTTTCTGAGCACATTCAAGCTGAAATTTCAAAATACGCGCAGATTGTGAAGAGTTCTGGAATGACGATTGATTGA
- a CDS encoding DsbA family oxidoreductase produces the protein MKSVRIDFVSDIACPWCAIGLTALEQAVDQVSDRVSVEIHTQPFELNPQMPPGGRDVFEYLSEKYGNPISQVKINQERIYQRAAEIGFTFHPEGRKRVYNTFNGHRLLHWAGEEFDAAAQLRLKKALFHTYFTLAVSMDEPQHLLDAVARANLPVSRAQAVIESDEFSQAVRDIEQEYGQLGISSVPAVIFNQRHLISGAQAPEVFAQAILEYAD, from the coding sequence TTGAAATCAGTTCGCATTGACTTTGTATCGGATATTGCCTGTCCATGGTGTGCAATTGGTTTGACTGCCCTAGAGCAGGCAGTCGACCAAGTGTCCGATCGAGTATCGGTAGAGATTCATACTCAGCCCTTTGAATTAAACCCGCAGATGCCCCCAGGCGGACGGGATGTATTTGAGTATCTCTCAGAAAAATACGGTAACCCGATTTCGCAAGTTAAGATCAATCAAGAACGAATTTATCAACGCGCTGCCGAAATCGGATTTACCTTTCATCCAGAAGGGCGCAAACGAGTCTATAACACTTTTAATGGCCATCGACTCTTGCATTGGGCGGGCGAGGAATTTGATGCAGCTGCGCAATTGCGGTTAAAGAAGGCACTGTTTCATACCTACTTTACCTTGGCAGTCAGTATGGATGAGCCCCAACATCTACTAGACGCCGTAGCACGCGCAAACCTGCCAGTCTCACGGGCGCAAGCTGTGATCGAGAGCGATGAATTTTCTCAGGCAGTGCGAGACATCGAGCAGGAGTATGGGCAACTCGGAATTAGCTCCGTACCGGCAGTGATCTTTAATCAACGCCATCTCATTTCAGGGGCGCAAGCACCCGAGGTGTTTGCGCAAGCCATCCTCGAGTACGCAGACTAA
- a CDS encoding RraA family protein: MGMTASEKESIRLRYLEVDTSNVADVLDNMNLLQQGLAADFGPYPETCKRMAGWAYTIRGQMTPYPQGGDADKMQACQGLSPGEIGVWSGNGEGICYFGELIALGMKERGCVGALIDGGIRDVRWIGEHQFPVFARYKTSVQSIGRWKVNACQVPVYMRGHDGGNVIVRPGDFILADEDGAIVIPVEHVHTVLVEAERLTEIEKNIRKEIANGLTLAEALKKYGHV, encoded by the coding sequence ATGGGCATGACTGCTTCTGAAAAAGAATCAATTCGTTTGCGTTATTTGGAAGTCGATACATCCAATGTGGCTGACGTTTTAGATAACATGAACTTATTGCAACAAGGATTAGCGGCTGATTTTGGTCCCTATCCAGAAACTTGTAAGCGGATGGCAGGTTGGGCTTATACCATTCGCGGTCAAATGACCCCTTATCCACAAGGCGGAGATGCCGATAAGATGCAAGCTTGTCAAGGCTTATCCCCTGGTGAGATTGGTGTTTGGAGTGGCAATGGCGAGGGAATTTGCTATTTTGGCGAGCTGATCGCCTTGGGCATGAAGGAGCGCGGGTGTGTTGGAGCACTAATTGATGGGGGCATCCGAGATGTGCGTTGGATTGGAGAGCATCAGTTCCCCGTGTTTGCCCGCTATAAAACCTCTGTGCAGTCCATAGGACGTTGGAAAGTCAATGCCTGTCAAGTCCCGGTGTATATGCGAGGCCATGATGGTGGCAATGTCATTGTGCGCCCCGGTGATTTTATTCTTGCCGATGAAGATGGCGCTATTGTGATTCCAGTTGAACATGTTCATACCGTGTTGGTTGAAGCTGAGCGATTGACTGAAATTGAGAAAAATATTCGTAAGGAAATTGCCAATGGGCTTACATTGGCTGAAGCCCTAAAAAAATATGGGCATGTTTAG
- a CDS encoding carboxymuconolactone decarboxylase family protein — MNRDAFEKGLKTRREVLGAEYVDQAIRNADDFNLPLQELVTEYCWNEIWNRPGLDRKTRSIVNLAMLTALNRPHELKLHVKGAINNGLSKDEIAEIFLQSAIYCGVPAAIDSFRTAKDVFKEMGL; from the coding sequence ATGAATCGTGATGCTTTTGAAAAGGGATTAAAAACCCGTCGTGAGGTACTCGGTGCTGAGTATGTGGATCAAGCAATCCGCAATGCCGATGACTTTAACTTACCGCTCCAAGAATTAGTGACGGAATACTGCTGGAATGAAATCTGGAACCGTCCCGGCCTTGATCGCAAGACCCGAAGCATTGTTAACCTGGCGATGCTCACTGCCTTAAATCGACCCCATGAGCTCAAACTGCACGTCAAGGGCGCAATTAATAATGGTTTGAGTAAAGACGAAATCGCCGAGATCTTTTTGCAATCGGCCATTTATTGTGGCGTGCCAGCAGCGATCGATAGTTTTCGTACTGCCAAGGATGTATTTAAAGAAATGGGCCTTTAA
- a CDS encoding BLUF domain-containing protein has translation MPKPATKYFPEENYTELDLVSLSYVSDATEEFGILALMQLVDKASRRNKSLNVTGVLSFDNGRFGQIIEGKPKDVELLWEAIQRDPRHTNVVSLGMKRINSRRFANWSMRLCGREEITSANPDIKL, from the coding sequence GTGCCAAAACCAGCGACTAAATACTTTCCCGAAGAAAACTACACCGAACTGGATTTGGTAAGTCTCTCCTATGTGAGTGATGCGACCGAAGAATTTGGTATCTTGGCATTAATGCAGCTGGTTGATAAGGCGTCACGCCGCAATAAGAGCTTAAATGTTACTGGCGTTTTATCGTTTGATAATGGCCGTTTTGGTCAGATCATTGAAGGCAAGCCCAAAGACGTTGAGTTGCTATGGGAAGCAATTCAGAGAGATCCTCGCCACACGAATGTGGTATCGCTGGGAATGAAGCGGATTAATAGTCGGCGCTTTGCTAATTGGTCAATGCGTTTATGTGGCCGAGAAGAAATTACGTCCGCCAATCCCGACATTAAGCTCTAA
- a CDS encoding fumarylacetoacetate hydrolase family protein encodes MTTSFVIAAPAIPSLPVVGDSKRFPVNRIYCVGRNYADHAREMGHDPDREPPFFFMKPATAIVTDGQAMAYPALSKDVHHELEMVVAIGKGGSNISADHALDHVWGYGLGLDMTRRDLQGEAKKMGRPWDTGKAFDQSAPCSALVPVSQCGHLSKGRIYLTVNGQVKQDGDLAMMIWNVPETIAYLSTLFTLMPGDLIFSGTPAGVAAVQRGDVLEGHVDGLPVLQTKIV; translated from the coding sequence ATGACCACATCATTTGTGATTGCTGCCCCTGCCATTCCTTCCTTGCCGGTTGTCGGTGATAGCAAGCGTTTTCCAGTCAATCGGATCTATTGCGTTGGTCGTAACTATGCCGATCATGCGCGTGAGATGGGGCATGATCCCGATCGTGAGCCGCCATTCTTTTTCATGAAGCCCGCAACTGCAATCGTGACCGATGGCCAAGCGATGGCCTATCCTGCATTATCAAAGGATGTACATCATGAGCTAGAGATGGTGGTTGCTATCGGGAAAGGTGGATCCAATATCTCAGCGGATCATGCTTTAGATCATGTGTGGGGCTACGGTCTGGGACTTGACATGACCCGTCGCGATTTGCAAGGGGAAGCCAAAAAAATGGGACGTCCTTGGGATACTGGTAAAGCCTTTGATCAGTCTGCGCCATGTTCAGCCCTCGTACCAGTTAGCCAATGCGGCCATTTATCGAAAGGCCGTATTTATCTCACTGTAAACGGACAGGTGAAGCAAGACGGTGATCTCGCCATGATGATCTGGAATGTGCCCGAGACGATTGCCTATCTATCCACACTCTTTACCCTCATGCCTGGTGATTTGATCTTCTCAGGAACACCTGCAGGGGTTGCTGCGGTTCAACGGGGCGATGTGTTGGAAGGCCATGTTGACGGCCTACCCGTGCTCCAAACCAAAATTGTCTAA
- a CDS encoding LON peptidase substrate-binding domain-containing protein → MSIYTHTQTIPLFPLGTTLFPDGIMLLKIFEVRYLDMVKQCVREGSGFGVVTLNGGDEVRMPGQEVSFNSVGTYARIKEFDPVQPSLFMIQCHGEQRFRVKTSETKRNGLIVADVDFIEDDAFMEVPEDLKMTSSVLGKVIQSFKEQGAALGKELPFSKPYRFNECGWVANRWCELLQLSPGQKQFFLEQESPRLRLDLIHELLEEMGVYKAVK, encoded by the coding sequence ATGTCTATTTACACGCATACCCAAACCATTCCTCTATTTCCACTTGGTACCACCTTGTTTCCTGATGGCATTATGCTGCTCAAAATCTTCGAGGTGCGTTACTTAGATATGGTGAAGCAGTGTGTGCGTGAGGGTTCTGGCTTTGGTGTTGTAACACTGAACGGCGGGGATGAGGTGCGCATGCCTGGACAAGAGGTTAGTTTTAATTCGGTCGGAACCTATGCCCGCATCAAAGAGTTTGATCCGGTCCAACCCAGCCTCTTCATGATTCAATGCCATGGTGAACAGCGCTTTCGTGTCAAAACCAGCGAGACCAAGCGCAATGGCTTGATTGTTGCTGATGTTGATTTCATCGAAGACGATGCCTTTATGGAGGTCCCTGAGGATCTAAAAATGACCTCAAGCGTATTAGGGAAGGTGATACAGTCCTTTAAAGAACAGGGCGCTGCCCTTGGGAAAGAGCTGCCGTTTAGTAAACCCTATCGCTTTAACGAATGCGGCTGGGTCGCCAATCGATGGTGTGAGCTCTTGCAGTTAAGCCCTGGTCAAAAGCAATTTTTCCTAGAACAAGAGAGCCCGCGCCTTCGTTTGGATCTCATTCATGAATTACTCGAAGAGATGGGTGTTTATAAGGCTGTGAAATAA
- a CDS encoding DUF6352 family protein, protein MPNYWASSGFNTLSVNSDHHLVVTDDFLRTYLARPELSLISQSCTQERAIHQRLLNSPREEISQAEIQKIADTDVQANYEIWFRYRSKLLAASSLEHFYMSLFQGKGVDVPPLFVSQLTQIFLRHMLGENPDPYELRMAEFFFRTQKVSILEGGVLMAADHETIERNAQASDFGNIVDLLKNQSLAARTIDLDVLHPDNAKSYWERDEFFDFAVQLNFDQPALPALARLLEKWIKHFLGIDTSITPMKEISDSKWVWHVGLDAAATEILNGLYQEQSLDESVLNRLICLFKLEFKDTSPVLAQVRGKPVYLGLAMNDQSQIKLKPQNLLFNLPLSPVS, encoded by the coding sequence ATGCCAAATTACTGGGCCAGTTCTGGCTTTAACACTCTTTCGGTGAATTCTGATCACCATCTCGTGGTGACGGATGATTTTCTTAGAACTTATCTTGCACGCCCCGAGCTGAGCCTAATTTCCCAGTCCTGCACCCAGGAGCGCGCCATTCATCAGCGCCTATTGAATTCGCCACGCGAAGAAATTAGCCAAGCCGAGATTCAGAAAATCGCCGATACCGATGTGCAGGCTAACTATGAAATTTGGTTTCGGTATCGAAGTAAGTTGCTGGCCGCAAGCTCCCTCGAGCATTTCTATATGAGCTTATTCCAAGGAAAGGGCGTGGATGTTCCCCCTTTGTTTGTCAGTCAGCTAACCCAAATTTTTCTACGACATATGCTGGGAGAGAACCCAGACCCTTATGAGCTAAGGATGGCAGAGTTCTTTTTTCGAACCCAAAAGGTCAGCATTCTAGAGGGTGGTGTGTTAATGGCAGCCGACCACGAGACCATTGAACGAAATGCACAGGCTTCGGACTTTGGCAATATTGTGGATCTTCTGAAGAACCAATCGTTAGCGGCACGCACCATCGACTTGGACGTATTACATCCTGACAATGCCAAATCCTATTGGGAGCGAGATGAGTTCTTTGATTTTGCAGTTCAGCTCAATTTTGACCAGCCCGCATTACCCGCCTTAGCGCGTCTTCTTGAAAAATGGATCAAGCACTTTTTGGGGATTGATACGAGCATTACCCCAATGAAGGAGATCTCTGACTCTAAATGGGTTTGGCATGTTGGCTTAGACGCCGCTGCGACGGAGATTCTCAATGGCCTCTACCAAGAGCAAAGTCTCGATGAAAGCGTACTGAACCGCTTAATTTGCCTCTTCAAACTCGAATTTAAGGATACGAGCCCGGTACTTGCCCAAGTTCGGGGCAAGCCAGTCTATCTCGGCCTTGCCATGAATGATCAATCCCAGATCAAGCTTAAACCACAGAACCTCCTCTTTAACCTGCCATTAAGCCCTGTTTCATAA